One Niabella beijingensis DNA window includes the following coding sequences:
- a CDS encoding DUF1835 domain-containing protein — protein sequence MIHIVFNQVEVELMQEVTALDPSLQGSVIQIRDDFAVGPLAALDTAEGWQERLNWWQTLSEGSPYQMEAGGDFDDRKTVAAIKAQLTADPEEVVWIWMGQNQHDVTGYYWLVPQLKEFQGRIMVLYLNNLPFINEKGQIFYPSWLWEIRPSEFLKARKLARPVTLSEFEIDPDEWNKLVQENAVVRILEGGKKIAGRDVSFYDEEILKNITGEWQKATRVLSNTLNRMKIKTGDLFIMWRLKELIQAGKVSAEGAVDKDWKSFDVRLAGRNEPQEVPEAEL from the coding sequence ATGATTCATATCGTATTTAACCAGGTAGAAGTGGAACTGATGCAGGAAGTGACAGCACTGGATCCGTCGTTGCAGGGGTCCGTGATCCAGATCAGGGATGATTTTGCTGTAGGGCCGCTGGCTGCGCTGGATACAGCCGAAGGCTGGCAGGAACGCCTTAACTGGTGGCAGACCTTATCCGAAGGATCTCCCTATCAAATGGAAGCAGGCGGCGATTTTGATGACCGTAAAACCGTAGCCGCCATAAAAGCGCAGCTCACAGCCGATCCGGAAGAGGTTGTATGGATATGGATGGGACAGAACCAGCATGATGTAACCGGCTATTACTGGCTGGTGCCGCAGCTGAAGGAATTTCAGGGGCGTATTATGGTACTGTACCTGAACAATCTTCCGTTTATTAATGAAAAAGGCCAGATCTTTTATCCTTCCTGGTTATGGGAGATCCGGCCATCGGAATTCCTGAAGGCCCGGAAACTGGCACGACCCGTTACCCTCAGCGAATTTGAGATCGACCCGGATGAATGGAACAAGCTGGTACAGGAGAATGCGGTGGTACGGATACTGGAAGGCGGAAAGAAGATCGCCGGAAGGGATGTCTCGTTCTATGATGAGGAGATCTTAAAAAATATTACCGGGGAATGGCAGAAGGCAACACGTGTATTGTCGAACACCCTGAACCGGATGAAGATCAAAACAGGCGATCTCTTTATCATGTGGCGGTTAAAGGAACTGATACAGGCCGGAAAGGTCAGCGCGGAAGGTGCTGTTGACAAGGACTGGAAAAGTTTTGATGTACGCCTGGCCGGCAGAAACGAGCCGCAGGAGGTACCGGAGGCAGAACTTTAA
- the dnaJ gene encoding molecular chaperone DnaJ → MSKRDYYEVLGVSKSAAADEIKKAYRKVAMQYHPDRNPGDKAAEDKFKEAAEAYEILSDTDKRAQYDRFGHAGVSGNGRGFGGGMNMDDIFSQFGDVFGEDLFGSFFGGGRSRQGQRARGVRGSNLRVKLKLSYEEIAKGVTKNIKVKKYVTCTTCNGSGAKDKGSVQTCSTCQGSGQVRRVQNTFLGQMQTVTTCPTCNGEGTTITAKCGSCKGEGRVYAEETITIDVPAGVQAGMQLSVSGKGNAGERGGMAGDLIVLIEEEAHKELHREGLNVAYDLHISFTDAVFGTSLEVPTIDGRAKIKIPPGTQSGKIFRLKGKGFPNVHSHYEKGDQLIQVNVWTPQQLTEEEKELLERLSESSNLKPQPEKAEKGFFEKIRDLFS, encoded by the coding sequence ATGTCAAAAAGAGATTATTACGAAGTACTGGGCGTATCCAAATCAGCCGCGGCTGATGAAATAAAAAAAGCCTATCGTAAAGTAGCAATGCAGTATCACCCGGACCGGAATCCCGGTGACAAAGCTGCTGAAGATAAATTCAAGGAGGCCGCGGAAGCGTACGAAATATTAAGTGATACAGATAAGCGGGCGCAGTACGACCGGTTTGGCCATGCGGGTGTAAGCGGCAACGGCCGTGGTTTTGGTGGCGGTATGAATATGGATGACATCTTCAGCCAGTTCGGAGATGTGTTCGGGGAAGACCTGTTCGGCAGCTTCTTCGGAGGCGGACGCAGCCGCCAGGGACAGCGTGCCCGCGGTGTGCGGGGAAGTAACCTCCGGGTAAAGCTGAAGCTGAGCTATGAAGAGATTGCAAAAGGGGTTACCAAGAACATTAAGGTAAAAAAATATGTGACCTGCACCACCTGTAACGGCAGCGGTGCCAAGGATAAAGGAAGTGTACAGACCTGTTCCACCTGCCAGGGTTCCGGACAGGTACGCCGCGTGCAGAATACCTTCCTCGGGCAGATGCAGACCGTAACCACCTGTCCGACCTGTAACGGCGAAGGAACGACCATCACCGCAAAATGCGGCAGCTGTAAAGGAGAAGGCCGGGTATATGCAGAAGAAACGATCACCATTGACGTTCCGGCAGGCGTACAAGCGGGCATGCAGCTGAGTGTAAGCGGTAAGGGTAATGCCGGGGAACGTGGCGGTATGGCCGGGGACCTGATCGTTCTGATCGAAGAAGAGGCGCATAAAGAATTGCACCGCGAAGGGCTGAATGTGGCTTACGACCTGCATATTTCGTTTACGGATGCTGTTTTCGGCACCAGCCTGGAAGTGCCTACCATCGACGGGCGCGCAAAGATCAAGATCCCGCCGGGCACACAAAGCGGCAAGATCTTCCGTTTAAAAGGTAAAGGATTTCCCAATGTACATTCTCATTATGAAAAAGGCGATCAGCTGATCCAGGTGAATGTATGGACCCCGCAGCAGCTGACCGAAGAAGAAAAAGAATTGCTGGAAAGACTCTCGGAATCCTCCAATCTGAAGCCGCAACCGGAAAAAGCCGAAAAAGGATTCTTTGAAAAAATAAGGGACCTGTTCAGCTAA
- a CDS encoding nucleotide exchange factor GrpE produces MNENTHIPEDENNGLNINADENVSGTEHLTDPLGESDQEALEAELRESKDKYMRLAAEFDNFRKRTAKERIELFQTAGKDVITDLLDVLDDADRAQAEMEKSDDTIALKEGIKLVFNKLRNVLQSKGLKPMEAIGKDFDPDLFEAITEIPAPKPELRGKVVDEVTKGYYLNDKIIRHAKVVVGK; encoded by the coding sequence ATGAACGAAAATACGCATATTCCTGAGGATGAAAACAATGGATTGAATATCAATGCTGATGAAAATGTTAGCGGAACGGAACATTTGACAGACCCGTTGGGGGAATCCGACCAGGAAGCGCTGGAAGCTGAACTCCGTGAAAGCAAGGATAAATACATGCGTCTGGCTGCAGAATTTGATAATTTCAGAAAGCGGACAGCAAAAGAACGTATCGAATTGTTCCAGACTGCCGGGAAGGATGTGATCACCGACCTGCTGGATGTACTGGATGATGCTGACCGGGCACAGGCCGAAATGGAGAAATCGGATGATACCATCGCGCTGAAAGAAGGCATTAAGCTGGTCTTTAATAAATTGAGAAATGTGCTTCAGTCGAAAGGATTAAAACCCATGGAAGCCATTGGAAAGGATTTTGATCCGGATCTTTTTGAGGCCATTACGGAAATCCCTGCTCCCAAACCGGAGCTGCGGGGCAAGGTGGTGGATGAAGTAACGAAAGGCTACTATCTGAATGATAAAATTATCCGTCACGCAAAAGTTGTAGTAGGTAAATAA